In one Corallococcus sp. EGB genomic region, the following are encoded:
- a CDS encoding CapA family protein: MAPPSVLLMLALAAPAASVPNFSTAESSGTARLAEAGLASVRSVIRDASTERLEAAGLASVRRAVDSGTTVSLRMPAGLAEAGPSSPASSTAQATGTAPAPAQGQTEALSEAGRIAVEASIGALRAAAIAMHGGPGTAPALAAGNPDEHYARGVEALKARDSRAAIAELSACVQAAPSRADCRWELGWAYSVEGRWADSLTQWTQVRALNPNQPDLEGALTQARNQAALQAKLAQPVDSAPRPPPPPGAKLRIRAAGDLMLGTTVPEGYLPPEGGGSVIAAVRPLLEDADLTFVNLEGPLCDTGRTTKCRSPANCYAFRSPTSFGEYLKQAGVDVVSTANNHSGDFGEECRRATESTLDALGIAWSGPPGSVATVERNGLKIGLIAFHTSAGCNHLNNLPTATALVKQTAATHDIVIVSFHGGAEGGKALHVPPGKEMFFGEDRGDLRAFTHAVVDAGAHLVLGHGPHVARAMEFYQGRLIAYSMGNFATYGRFNLKGPQGLGMILEVELDAQGRFSNGRILPTKQLGEGITQPDPDANVVSLVRKLTTEDFPDTGARIADDGRVTPRRSPVTASNTVP, translated from the coding sequence ATGGCCCCCCCGTCCGTCCTGTTGATGCTGGCGCTCGCCGCGCCCGCCGCGTCCGTCCCCAACTTCTCCACAGCCGAGTCCTCCGGCACCGCGCGCCTCGCCGAAGCGGGCCTGGCCTCCGTGCGCTCCGTCATCCGGGACGCGAGCACGGAGCGGCTCGAGGCGGCGGGCCTCGCGTCGGTGCGACGGGCCGTGGACTCCGGTACGACGGTCTCCCTGAGGATGCCCGCGGGGCTCGCGGAGGCCGGACCGTCATCTCCCGCCTCGAGCACGGCGCAGGCCACGGGCACCGCGCCCGCCCCGGCGCAAGGCCAGACGGAAGCCCTCTCCGAGGCCGGCCGCATCGCCGTGGAGGCCAGCATCGGCGCCCTCCGCGCCGCCGCCATCGCGATGCATGGCGGGCCCGGCACCGCGCCGGCGCTCGCCGCGGGCAACCCGGACGAGCACTACGCCCGGGGCGTGGAGGCCCTCAAGGCCAGGGACTCGCGCGCCGCCATCGCGGAGCTGTCCGCGTGCGTGCAGGCCGCGCCGTCCCGCGCCGACTGCCGCTGGGAGCTGGGCTGGGCCTATTCCGTCGAAGGCCGCTGGGCGGACTCGCTCACGCAGTGGACGCAGGTGCGCGCGCTCAACCCCAACCAGCCGGACCTGGAGGGCGCGCTCACGCAGGCCCGCAACCAGGCCGCGCTCCAGGCGAAGCTCGCGCAGCCCGTGGACAGCGCGCCCCGCCCTCCCCCGCCGCCGGGCGCGAAGCTGCGCATCCGCGCCGCCGGTGACCTGATGCTCGGCACCACCGTGCCGGAGGGCTACCTGCCCCCCGAGGGCGGCGGCAGCGTCATCGCGGCCGTGCGCCCGCTGCTGGAGGACGCGGACCTCACCTTCGTGAACCTGGAAGGCCCGCTCTGCGACACCGGCCGCACCACCAAGTGCCGCTCGCCCGCGAACTGCTACGCGTTCCGCTCCCCCACGTCCTTCGGCGAGTACCTGAAGCAGGCCGGCGTGGACGTGGTCTCCACCGCGAACAACCACTCCGGCGACTTCGGCGAGGAGTGCCGCCGCGCCACCGAGTCCACCCTGGACGCGCTGGGCATCGCGTGGAGCGGTCCGCCGGGCAGCGTGGCCACCGTGGAGCGCAACGGCTTGAAGATCGGCCTCATCGCCTTCCACACGTCCGCGGGCTGCAACCACCTCAACAACCTGCCCACCGCCACCGCGCTGGTGAAGCAGACCGCCGCCACGCACGACATCGTCATCGTCTCCTTCCACGGCGGCGCCGAGGGCGGCAAGGCCCTGCACGTCCCGCCCGGCAAGGAGATGTTCTTCGGCGAGGACCGCGGCGACCTGCGCGCCTTCACCCACGCGGTGGTGGACGCGGGCGCGCACCTGGTGCTCGGCCACGGCCCGCACGTCGCGCGCGCCATGGAGTTCTACCAGGGCCGCCTCATCGCCTACTCCATGGGCAACTTCGCCACCTACGGCCGCTTCAACCTCAAGGGGCCGCAGGGCCTGGGCATGATCCTGGAGGTGGAGCTGGACGCCCAGGGCCGCTTCTCCAACGGCCGCATCCTCCCGACGAAGCAGCTTGGCGAGGGCATCACCCAGCCGGATCCCGACGCCAACGTCGTCTCGCTGGTGCGCAAGCTCACCACCGAGGACTTCCCCGACACGGGCGCCCGCATCGCCGACGACGGCCGCGTCACTCCGCGCAGGTCGCCCGTCACGGCCAGCAACACCGTGCCGTAG
- a CDS encoding DoxX family protein encodes MNVTMLNEQPSLLKSAALLPARLSLGATMLQHGLAKLKKEGIEQHAGMFEQLGIKPGKRWVLATGITELAAGVSSILGIATRLTALGVIVTQAVAIAKVHGKNGFDITKGGYEFNAALIAIALGTLMRGPGRLSLHSALEQRVKRRELRHFRLLPRQRRGSLLLDALG; translated from the coding sequence ATGAACGTGACGATGCTCAACGAACAACCGTCGCTGCTGAAGTCGGCCGCGCTGCTGCCCGCGCGCCTGTCGCTGGGCGCGACGATGCTCCAGCACGGCCTGGCGAAGCTGAAGAAGGAGGGCATCGAGCAGCACGCAGGCATGTTCGAGCAGCTGGGCATCAAGCCCGGGAAGCGGTGGGTGCTGGCCACGGGCATCACGGAGCTGGCGGCCGGGGTGAGCTCCATCCTGGGCATCGCGACGCGCCTCACGGCGCTGGGGGTCATCGTCACGCAGGCGGTGGCCATCGCGAAGGTGCACGGGAAGAACGGCTTCGACATCACCAAGGGCGGCTACGAGTTCAACGCGGCGCTCATCGCCATCGCGCTCGGGACGCTGATGCGCGGGCCGGGGCGGCTGTCCCTGCACAGCGCGCTGGAGCAGCGGGTGAAGCGCCGGGAGCTGAGGCACTTCCGGCTGCTGCCGCGTCAGCGCCGGGGCTCCCTGCTGCTCGACGCGCTCGGGTAG
- a CDS encoding tRNA1(Val) (adenine(37)-N6)-methyltransferase, translating to MPEDGETLDSIGTADVRVFQRRTGYRFTLDAVLLAHFAATESGDLPGPVLELGAGSGVVSLLLVKQFGIAGPVDALELQPAVHARLTRAVALNGCEGRVRPLLGDLRQARTLLTPGAYGQVVSNPPFRRAEAGVVSPDLERAVSKSEVACDAPSVAAAARHALRPGGGVSLVYPAARLVEVLGVLAGARLFPRVLRAVHARVDAPATRFLVQALRDQDRGLSVRPPLVVHGEGPGGYSAEVAALMDVPLAERSGG from the coding sequence ATGCCGGAGGACGGCGAGACGCTGGACTCCATTGGCACCGCGGACGTGCGCGTGTTCCAGCGCCGCACGGGCTACCGCTTCACGCTGGACGCGGTGCTGCTGGCGCACTTCGCGGCCACCGAAAGCGGCGACCTGCCCGGGCCCGTGCTGGAGCTGGGCGCGGGCAGCGGCGTGGTGTCGCTGCTGTTGGTGAAGCAGTTCGGCATCGCGGGCCCGGTGGATGCGCTGGAGCTTCAGCCCGCGGTGCACGCACGGCTGACGCGCGCGGTGGCGCTCAACGGGTGCGAGGGCCGGGTGAGGCCCCTGCTCGGGGACCTGCGGCAGGCGCGGACGCTGCTCACGCCCGGGGCCTACGGGCAGGTGGTGTCCAATCCCCCGTTCCGCAGGGCCGAAGCAGGCGTGGTGAGCCCGGACCTGGAGCGCGCCGTGTCCAAGTCGGAGGTGGCGTGCGACGCGCCATCCGTGGCCGCGGCGGCGCGGCATGCCCTGCGGCCCGGAGGCGGCGTGAGCCTGGTGTATCCGGCGGCGCGGCTGGTGGAGGTGCTGGGCGTGCTCGCGGGCGCGCGGCTGTTCCCCCGGGTGCTGCGCGCCGTGCACGCGCGGGTGGATGCGCCCGCCACGCGCTTCCTGGTGCAGGCGCTGCGCGACCAGGACCGGGGCCTGTCCGTGCGCCCGCCGCTCGTCGTGCACGGCGAGGGGCCGGGCGGGTACAGCGCGGAGGTGGCGGCGCTGATGGACGTGCCGCTGGCGGAGCGGAGCGGGGGTTGA
- the gshB gene encoding glutathione synthase has product MALSLGFLMDPLESVRVDHDSTFSLMLEAQRRGHHVYYFEQGWLRFNGRCSEARMRRVQVRREPGRHFDVLSEDVRPLSRLDVLFLRKDPPVDADYLHATQLVELCPDRAPIFINNPSGIRDANEKLFTLNFPDLMPETRVTRDLSVVLEFAAKNPQGTILKPIDGFGGKGILFLAPRDRNARSMVELLTQGGKEPILAQAYVPESRLGDKRIILVDGDPVGAVLRVPSDADHRGNMAAGGTPMKAEITDRDLLICKRLKPSLQEKGLTLVGIDVLGDYLTEVNVTSPTGLVEASHLDGVSCEARVLDVAERMHGAR; this is encoded by the coding sequence ATGGCTCTCTCCCTTGGCTTCCTGATGGACCCGCTCGAGAGCGTGCGGGTGGACCACGACTCGACGTTCTCGCTGATGCTGGAGGCGCAGCGGCGGGGGCACCACGTCTACTACTTCGAGCAGGGATGGCTGCGCTTCAACGGCCGGTGCTCGGAGGCGCGCATGCGCCGGGTCCAGGTGCGGCGTGAACCCGGCCGCCACTTCGACGTGCTGTCCGAGGACGTGCGCCCCCTGTCCAGGCTGGACGTGCTCTTCCTTCGCAAGGACCCGCCGGTGGACGCGGACTATCTGCACGCCACGCAGCTGGTGGAGCTATGTCCGGATCGCGCTCCCATCTTCATCAACAACCCGTCCGGCATCCGCGACGCGAACGAGAAGCTCTTCACCCTGAACTTCCCGGACCTGATGCCGGAGACGCGCGTGACGCGGGATTTGTCCGTGGTGCTGGAGTTCGCGGCGAAGAACCCGCAGGGCACCATCCTCAAGCCCATCGACGGGTTCGGGGGCAAGGGCATCCTGTTCCTCGCCCCGAGGGACCGCAACGCGCGCTCCATGGTGGAGCTGCTCACGCAGGGCGGGAAGGAGCCCATCCTCGCGCAGGCCTACGTGCCGGAGAGCCGCCTGGGCGACAAGCGCATCATCCTGGTGGACGGAGATCCGGTGGGCGCGGTGCTGCGCGTGCCCTCGGACGCGGACCACCGGGGCAACATGGCCGCGGGCGGCACGCCGATGAAGGCGGAGATCACCGACCGCGACCTGCTCATCTGCAAGCGCCTCAAGCCGTCGCTCCAGGAGAAGGGGCTGACGCTGGTGGGCATCGACGTGCTGGGCGACTACCTCACGGAGGTGAACGTCACCAGCCCCACGGGCCTGGTGGAGGCCAGCCACCTGGACGGCGTGTCCTGCGAGGCGCGCGTGCTGGACGTCGCCGAGCGGATGCACGGCGCTCGCTGA
- a CDS encoding serine/threonine-protein kinase: MQQPCYGPARSSSRRGRHPSLALEDEPIDFYRGERIGKYEVLTQLTVGGMAELFLGYTSGPGGFRKYVVIKRILPDARSNEQFVRMFLDEARITAAFNHPNIAQVFDLGEEDDGLYLAMEFIGGQNLNQVTSACLKKRQPVPLAFTLSVARDVCLALHYAHTFTSPGGEASPVIHRDVAQKNIMVTYDGTVKLLDFGIAKAKNSLERTSVGTVKGTTGYMSPEQVRGDPLDGRSDLFSVGVVMHELITGERLFAGKTERDEMVKILEDPIPWPSVLLPHISEDISRVVMRALERNVDRRYPSGRDMARAIEKAAGGKLMDADQRAALMKGLFAERMAATRALLESADVTTSSQVLASAKRALQKDDGPYLPERKATALSVVEARKKAEIAKLRAEGPGSDETAPPVRRSKLGAVWALLSLSLFLGLAYGAFRLTQLLEAEEKAPPPPPMSLGAMVPIRPPESPAPDAGVAVAEADKDGEKDRGARDRDSGRDDAPTRGNRGRKNKGEVTLFLDEPAEIFLNNKSLGLTPLVKKSLPVGQAELVLVGADKKRRVLAVPVEAGKPVRLNLKLKELPGR, translated from the coding sequence ATGCAACAGCCCTGTTATGGTCCGGCCCGGTCTTCTTCACGACGCGGGCGCCATCCTTCGCTGGCGCTGGAGGATGAGCCCATCGACTTCTATCGAGGCGAGCGCATCGGGAAGTACGAGGTGCTCACGCAGCTGACCGTGGGCGGCATGGCGGAGCTGTTCCTGGGCTACACGTCGGGCCCGGGCGGCTTCCGCAAGTACGTGGTCATCAAGCGCATCCTCCCGGACGCGCGCTCCAATGAGCAGTTCGTCCGCATGTTCCTGGACGAGGCGCGCATCACCGCGGCCTTCAACCACCCGAACATCGCGCAGGTGTTCGACCTGGGGGAGGAGGACGACGGGCTCTACCTGGCCATGGAGTTCATCGGCGGGCAGAACCTGAACCAGGTGACCAGCGCGTGCCTGAAGAAGCGCCAGCCGGTGCCGCTGGCCTTCACCCTGTCCGTGGCCCGCGACGTCTGCCTGGCGCTGCACTACGCGCACACCTTCACGTCCCCCGGCGGCGAGGCGAGCCCCGTCATCCACCGCGACGTGGCGCAGAAGAACATCATGGTGACCTACGACGGCACCGTGAAGCTGCTGGACTTCGGCATCGCCAAGGCGAAGAACAGCCTGGAGCGCACCAGCGTGGGCACGGTGAAGGGCACCACCGGGTACATGTCCCCGGAGCAGGTGCGCGGCGATCCGCTGGATGGCAGGAGCGACCTGTTCTCCGTGGGCGTGGTGATGCACGAGCTCATCACCGGCGAGCGGCTCTTCGCGGGCAAGACCGAGCGCGACGAGATGGTGAAGATCCTCGAGGACCCCATCCCGTGGCCCTCGGTGCTGCTGCCGCACATCTCCGAGGACATCTCCCGCGTGGTGATGCGCGCGCTGGAGCGCAACGTGGACCGCCGCTATCCGTCCGGGCGGGACATGGCGCGCGCCATCGAGAAGGCGGCCGGCGGCAAGCTGATGGACGCGGACCAGCGCGCCGCGCTCATGAAGGGCCTGTTCGCGGAGCGCATGGCGGCCACGCGTGCCCTGCTGGAGAGCGCGGACGTCACGACGAGCAGCCAGGTGCTCGCGTCGGCGAAGCGGGCGCTCCAGAAGGATGACGGCCCCTACCTGCCGGAGCGCAAGGCCACCGCGCTCAGCGTGGTGGAGGCGCGCAAGAAGGCGGAGATCGCGAAGCTGCGCGCGGAGGGGCCCGGCAGCGACGAGACCGCGCCTCCGGTGAGGCGCTCGAAGCTGGGCGCGGTGTGGGCGCTCCTGTCGCTGTCGCTGTTCCTGGGCCTGGCCTACGGCGCGTTCCGGCTCACCCAGCTCCTGGAGGCCGAGGAGAAGGCGCCCCCTCCCCCACCCATGAGCCTGGGCGCCATGGTCCCCATCCGGCCGCCCGAGTCCCCCGCGCCCGACGCGGGCGTGGCCGTCGCGGAGGCGGACAAGGACGGCGAGAAGGACCGGGGGGCGCGGGACCGGGATTCCGGCCGGGACGACGCCCCCACCCGGGGCAACCGGGGCCGCAAGAACAAGGGCGAGGTGACGCTCTTCCTGGATGAGCCCGCGGAGATCTTCCTCAACAACAAATCCCTGGGCCTCACGCCGCTGGTGAAGAAGTCCCTGCCGGTGGGGCAGGCGGAGCTGGTCCTGGTGGGCGCGGACAAGAAGCGCCGCGTGCTCGCGGTGCCGGTGGAGGCGGGCAAGCCCGTCCGTCTGAACCTCAAGCTGAAGGAGCTGCCGGGCCGCTGA